The proteins below are encoded in one region of Fimbriimonadaceae bacterium:
- the atpA gene encoding F0F1 ATP synthase subunit alpha, producing the protein MAIRPEEITSILEQELQQFERKAEVEHVGTVLQIADGVARVYGLPDCQVGEMLEFPGGVIGLALNLEEDSIGAVLIGDYTKIKEGDPVRETGRIIEVPVGKALLGRVVNALGQPLDEAGPIAATEKKLIETLAPGVVDRQPVTEPLQTGIKAIDAMIPIGRGQRELIIGDRQTGKTSVAVDTILNQKSTHEPGGSPVYCIYVAIGQKMANVARVVETLRANGALEYTTVVVASSSDSNAMQYLAPFAGASMGEYFRDNAMHALIVYDDLSKHAVAYRAMSLLLRRPPGREAYPGDVFYLHSRLLERAAKMSDDRGGGSLTALPIIETQSGDVSAYIPTNVISITDGQIYLEPDLFFAGVRPAINVGISVSRVGGNAQIKAMKSVAGRLKLEMAQFREVQAFAQFASDLDRATQMQLLRGQRLTELLKQGLAAPYNVTDQVVVVYAGTSGILDEVENSQVPAFERSLLAHVHEKYPDVVETLNATKAMSPEIEEKLKTAFQEALAAFRK; encoded by the coding sequence ATGGCAATCAGACCGGAAGAGATCACATCCATCCTTGAACAAGAACTGCAGCAGTTTGAGCGCAAGGCCGAAGTCGAACACGTCGGCACCGTGCTGCAGATCGCGGACGGCGTCGCGCGCGTTTACGGCCTCCCGGACTGCCAGGTCGGCGAAATGCTCGAGTTCCCAGGCGGCGTCATCGGCCTCGCCTTGAACCTCGAGGAAGACTCGATCGGCGCGGTCTTGATCGGCGACTACACCAAGATCAAGGAAGGCGACCCCGTCCGCGAGACGGGCCGAATCATCGAGGTCCCCGTCGGTAAGGCCCTGCTCGGCCGCGTCGTCAACGCGCTCGGGCAGCCGCTAGACGAGGCGGGCCCCATTGCCGCCACCGAGAAAAAGCTCATCGAGACGCTCGCCCCCGGCGTCGTCGACCGACAGCCGGTCACCGAGCCGCTCCAGACCGGCATCAAAGCCATCGACGCGATGATCCCGATTGGCCGCGGCCAGCGCGAGCTGATCATCGGCGACCGACAGACCGGCAAGACCTCGGTCGCGGTCGACACGATCCTCAACCAGAAGTCCACCCACGAGCCGGGCGGAAGCCCCGTCTACTGCATCTATGTCGCGATCGGCCAGAAGATGGCCAACGTCGCGCGCGTTGTCGAAACGCTGCGCGCGAACGGCGCCCTCGAATACACGACCGTCGTGGTCGCCAGCTCCTCGGACTCGAACGCCATGCAGTACCTCGCGCCGTTCGCGGGGGCCTCGATGGGCGAGTACTTCCGCGACAACGCGATGCACGCGCTCATCGTCTACGATGACCTTTCCAAGCACGCCGTCGCCTATCGCGCGATGTCGCTCTTGCTTCGCCGGCCTCCGGGACGCGAGGCTTATCCCGGCGACGTCTTCTACCTGCACAGCCGCCTGCTCGAGCGCGCGGCGAAGATGTCCGATGACCGTGGGGGGGGATCGCTCACCGCACTTCCCATCATCGAGACGCAGTCCGGCGACGTCTCCGCCTACATTCCGACCAACGTCATCTCGATCACCGACGGGCAGATCTACCTTGAGCCCGACCTCTTCTTCGCGGGCGTCCGCCCTGCGATCAACGTCGGCATCTCGGTCTCCCGCGTCGGCGGCAACGCCCAGATCAAGGCGATGAAATCGGTCGCGGGCCGCCTCAAGCTCGAGATGGCGCAGTTCCGCGAGGTCCAGGCGTTCGCCCAGTTCGCGAGCGACCTTGACCGGGCGACCCAGATGCAGCTGCTTCGCGGCCAACGCCTGACCGAGCTCCTGAAGCAGGGTCTTGCGGCTCCGTACAACGTCACGGACCAGGTCGTCGTGGTCTATGCGGGCACGAGCGGCATCCTTGACGAAGTCGAGAACTCGCAGGTCCCTGCGTTCGAGCGCAGCCTTCTCGCCCACGTCCACGAGAAGTACCCGGACGTGGTCGAAACGCTGAACGCGACAAAGGCTATGAGCCCCGAAATCGAGGAAAAGCTTAAGACCGCGTTCCAAGAAGCGCTCGCCGCGTTCAGAAAGTAA
- the atpG gene encoding ATP synthase F1 subunit gamma has translation MATLKQIRQRIRTSKNIRQITRAMKLVAAARLNRAKMRVEEARPYAEKMREFMGSIGAAGELPPHPLLERRPVKKTLLLLVTGDRGLAGSYNTLLIRRAADFLRSVEGEVGVMAVGKKGSQFFGKRGYSIVETITVPTAGARLEDAVLVTDKLRKLFEDGSVDAIHICYSKFYSPIRQVPQVVQLLPIEPPRAEENEAAAAGASKEYKFEPEPVELLALLLPKYLLTVVYQAMLEASASEHGARMTAMTSATDNAGKMIADLTLSANRARQAGITKEILEIVAGAEALKA, from the coding sequence ATGGCAACCCTCAAGCAAATCCGCCAAAGAATCCGGACGTCGAAGAACATCCGGCAGATAACACGCGCCATGAAACTCGTGGCCGCGGCGCGGCTCAACCGCGCGAAAATGCGGGTTGAGGAAGCCCGGCCTTACGCGGAGAAGATGAGGGAGTTCATGGGCAGCATCGGTGCGGCGGGCGAGCTTCCGCCGCACCCCCTGCTTGAACGGCGGCCGGTTAAAAAGACATTGCTCTTGCTTGTTACGGGCGACCGTGGACTTGCCGGATCCTATAACACGCTCTTGATCCGAAGGGCGGCTGACTTTCTGCGGTCGGTCGAAGGCGAAGTCGGAGTGATGGCGGTGGGTAAGAAAGGGTCGCAGTTCTTCGGAAAACGGGGCTATTCGATTGTCGAGACGATTACGGTCCCTACCGCCGGCGCCCGGCTCGAAGACGCCGTTCTTGTCACCGATAAGCTGCGCAAGCTGTTCGAGGACGGATCGGTCGACGCCATCCACATTTGCTACTCAAAGTTCTATTCTCCGATCCGCCAAGTGCCTCAGGTTGTGCAGCTCCTGCCAATCGAGCCGCCGCGGGCCGAAGAGAACGAAGCGGCGGCGGCTGGAGCCTCGAAAGAATATAAGTTTGAACCTGAGCCGGTTGAACTCCTCGCCCTGCTCCTCCCGAAATACTTGCTGACTGTGGTCTACCAAGCGATGCTCGAAGCGAGCGCAAGCGAGCACGGCGCGCGCATGACCGCGATGACCAGCGCGACCGACAACGCAGGCAAGATGATCGCGGACCTGACCCTGAGCGCCAACCGGGCCCGGCAGGCCGGTATCACCAAGGAAATCTTGGAGATCGTGGCCGGCGCCGAAGCGCTAAAGGCTTAA
- the topA gene encoding type I DNA topoisomerase, whose product MTKSLVIVESPAKAKTIANFLGPGYDVVASYGHVRDLPESADDIPEEFKKKKWAKLGVNVEGEYEPLYVVPGDKRRRVDELKRSAKGIERLLLATDEDREGESISWHVLQILKPAKKVKVERIVFHEITPEAIRAALDSPRSIDEALVRAQETRRILDRLYGYTLSPLLWRKVAKGLSAGRVQSVAVRLIVMRERERRDFVVVDYSGIEAKLGAAEGEFSARLARIEGAPVADGQSFSPRGELVERNARWLLQEEAETRVSRLERAAPWTVTKLETNPGVENPPPPFMTSTLQQEANRKLGFAARRTMQIAQQLYEGIDIGGERVGLITYMRTDSLSLAERAVSEARTVIADLYGKEYVPAKPRQYKSKAKNAQEAHEAIRPTDLGRRPQDVQRHLDADQYKLYELIWKRTLACQMKQAEVERTRVEVEVEDDGQTLTFVASGKRIVFPGFLRVYVEGADDPEAELGDRERILPAMRQGEALAAKAVTATSHQTKPPARYTEASLVQKLEQEGVGRPSTYATIIGTVQDRGYVFRRAKELVPTWTAFAVTSLLEENFQQLVDTSFTANMEEQLDEIADGRRSPVQHLRKFYEGEGDEAGLETQVESKAKEIPFPVMPLGDDIVVRIGRNGPFLQRGEGGTGNTASIPEEMPPADLSLDEAKRLIENQAQGPAAIAVDPGSGRCVFFKKGRFGAYLEVDQSEDERAGGATPRRVTLPPGMDGGQLSDEDVAELLKFPKELGNHPESGEPVVLAIGRYGAYLSSGEKRANVGDWREARSLALAEALERLNAPRKAWGSGGTAAKSEPIKSFGKLEGFEGEVRVLPGRYGPYVTDGKTNATVPKGTDPEKLTVEQAMELLRARQAAGPTKKKRFVRRKKS is encoded by the coding sequence ATGACCAAGAGCCTTGTAATAGTCGAATCTCCCGCGAAGGCCAAGACGATCGCGAACTTCCTTGGTCCCGGATATGACGTGGTGGCCAGCTATGGGCACGTCCGCGACCTGCCAGAAAGCGCCGACGACATTCCGGAGGAGTTCAAGAAGAAGAAGTGGGCCAAGCTCGGCGTGAACGTCGAGGGCGAGTATGAGCCGCTCTACGTGGTGCCCGGCGACAAGCGGAGGCGGGTCGACGAGCTGAAACGCTCGGCAAAGGGCATCGAACGGCTGCTGCTCGCGACAGACGAAGACCGGGAGGGCGAGAGCATCTCCTGGCACGTCCTCCAGATCCTCAAGCCGGCGAAGAAGGTGAAGGTCGAGCGGATCGTCTTCCACGAGATCACGCCTGAGGCCATCCGCGCCGCCCTCGATTCCCCGCGGTCCATCGACGAGGCGCTGGTCCGGGCCCAGGAAACGCGGCGCATCCTGGACCGGCTCTACGGCTATACGCTGAGCCCCTTGCTTTGGCGCAAGGTCGCGAAGGGCCTGAGCGCGGGCCGTGTGCAGAGCGTGGCCGTTCGGCTGATCGTGATGCGCGAGAGAGAGCGGCGCGACTTCGTGGTCGTGGACTATAGCGGCATCGAGGCCAAGCTGGGCGCCGCCGAAGGCGAGTTCTCGGCCCGGTTGGCCCGAATCGAAGGGGCGCCCGTCGCCGATGGGCAAAGCTTCTCGCCAAGAGGCGAACTGGTGGAGCGCAACGCGCGGTGGCTGCTGCAAGAGGAGGCCGAGACCCGCGTGTCCCGGCTGGAGAGGGCCGCGCCCTGGACCGTCACAAAGCTTGAGACGAACCCCGGCGTCGAGAACCCGCCCCCGCCCTTCATGACCTCGACCCTGCAGCAAGAGGCGAACCGCAAACTCGGCTTTGCCGCGCGCCGCACCATGCAGATCGCCCAGCAGCTCTATGAAGGGATCGACATCGGCGGCGAGCGCGTCGGCCTCATCACCTACATGCGCACGGACAGCTTGAGCCTGGCCGAACGCGCGGTCTCTGAAGCCCGCACCGTGATCGCCGACCTCTACGGCAAGGAATACGTCCCTGCCAAGCCCCGGCAGTACAAGAGTAAGGCGAAGAACGCGCAGGAAGCCCACGAGGCCATCCGTCCGACAGACCTGGGGCGACGCCCGCAGGACGTCCAACGCCACCTGGACGCCGACCAGTACAAGCTTTACGAACTGATCTGGAAGCGCACTCTGGCCTGCCAGATGAAGCAGGCCGAGGTCGAGCGGACCCGGGTCGAAGTCGAGGTGGAAGACGACGGGCAGACCCTGACCTTCGTTGCGAGCGGCAAGCGGATCGTCTTCCCCGGCTTCCTGCGTGTCTATGTCGAAGGCGCCGACGACCCGGAGGCCGAACTCGGCGACCGCGAGCGCATCCTCCCCGCCATGCGCCAGGGCGAGGCCCTGGCCGCCAAGGCCGTCACCGCGACGAGCCACCAGACCAAGCCGCCCGCGCGCTACACGGAAGCATCGCTCGTGCAGAAGCTCGAACAAGAAGGGGTCGGGCGACCGAGCACCTACGCAACGATCATCGGCACGGTCCAAGACCGGGGCTATGTCTTCCGTCGGGCAAAGGAACTTGTGCCGACCTGGACCGCTTTTGCAGTGACGAGCCTGCTCGAAGAAAACTTCCAGCAGCTTGTGGACACCAGCTTCACGGCGAACATGGAGGAGCAGTTGGACGAGATCGCCGACGGCAGGCGCAGCCCGGTCCAGCACCTCAGAAAGTTCTATGAAGGCGAGGGCGACGAGGCGGGCCTGGAGACTCAGGTCGAGTCAAAAGCGAAGGAGATCCCCTTCCCCGTCATGCCCCTCGGCGACGACATCGTCGTGCGGATCGGGCGCAACGGCCCGTTCCTGCAGCGCGGCGAAGGCGGCACCGGCAACACAGCCTCAATCCCCGAGGAGATGCCGCCCGCCGACCTCAGCCTGGACGAGGCGAAGCGGCTCATCGAGAACCAGGCTCAGGGTCCTGCCGCCATCGCCGTCGACCCTGGTTCCGGGCGCTGCGTCTTCTTCAAGAAGGGCCGCTTCGGCGCCTACCTGGAAGTCGACCAAAGCGAGGATGAAAGGGCGGGAGGAGCAACGCCAAGGCGCGTGACCCTGCCCCCCGGCATGGACGGCGGACAGCTTTCCGACGAGGACGTCGCCGAACTCCTCAAGTTTCCGAAGGAACTCGGAAACCATCCGGAGAGCGGCGAGCCCGTCGTCCTCGCCATCGGCCGCTATGGCGCTTATCTCTCGAGCGGGGAGAAGAGGGCAAACGTCGGCGATTGGCGCGAAGCGCGCAGCCTCGCCCTGGCCGAAGCGCTCGAACGGCTGAACGCGCCTCGCAAGGCCTGGGGATCGGGCGGAACGGCCGCGAAGAGCGAGCCGATTAAGTCGTTTGGAAAACTCGAAGGTTTCGAGGGTGAAGTCCGCGTCTTGCCAGGCCGGTACGGCCCCTACGTCACGGACGGAAAGACGAACGCCACGGTTCCAAAAGGCACGGATCCTGAAAAGTTAACTGTAGAACAAGCGATGGAGCTGTTGCGCGCGCGACAGGCTGCCGGGCCCACCAAGAAGAAGCGGTTCGTCCGGCGCAAGAAGTCTTAG